In Leucobacter insecticola, one DNA window encodes the following:
- the phnC gene encoding phosphonate ABC transporter ATP-binding protein has translation MSLTTPTTTTAATTHPGRGGVAAQTDARQPTTAQLRECLPLVSVRDLRVAYGKNTPVLDGVSLELFPGEMVALLGASGSGKSTLMKSLTGFAPISGGAARVVGYDLTNLRRGQLRELRSGVGQIFQQFNLVGRLSVLTNVLTGALGSSGPLNLVGGFTREQRVRALDLLDRVGIAHKAQDPARSLSGGQQQRVAIARALMQNPKLILADEPVASLDPAMSHSVLELLREIAREDGIPVLVSLHVIPLALQHTDRIVGLRRGEILIADPSARLDAAALAPLYDGAPATEGAQ, from the coding sequence ATGTCACTCACCACACCGACCACCACAACTGCCGCAACGACGCACCCCGGGAGGGGCGGCGTCGCTGCGCAGACAGATGCGCGCCAGCCGACCACCGCCCAGTTGCGCGAATGCCTGCCGCTGGTATCCGTGCGCGATCTGCGGGTTGCCTACGGCAAAAATACCCCGGTCCTCGATGGCGTCAGCCTCGAACTCTTCCCCGGCGAGATGGTGGCGCTGCTGGGCGCTTCGGGATCGGGGAAATCGACCCTCATGAAGAGCCTCACCGGCTTTGCTCCCATCAGCGGTGGTGCCGCACGCGTCGTCGGCTACGACCTCACGAACCTGCGGCGCGGGCAGCTGCGCGAGCTGCGGTCCGGCGTGGGACAGATCTTTCAACAGTTCAATCTGGTCGGGCGTCTCAGCGTCTTGACGAACGTCTTGACCGGGGCGCTCGGCAGTTCAGGGCCGCTTAACCTCGTTGGCGGCTTCACGCGGGAGCAGCGGGTGCGGGCACTCGACCTGCTTGACCGGGTGGGGATCGCACACAAAGCGCAGGATCCTGCACGGTCACTCTCGGGAGGGCAGCAGCAGCGAGTCGCGATCGCACGCGCGCTGATGCAGAACCCCAAGCTGATCCTCGCTGATGAACCTGTGGCGTCGCTCGATCCGGCAATGTCGCACTCCGTGCTGGAACTGCTGCGCGAGATCGCTCGGGAAGACGGAATTCCCGTGCTGGTGAGCTTGCACGTGATCCCGCTGGCGCTGCAGCACACTGACCGGATCGTCGGGCTGCGGCGGGGAGAGATCCTCATTGCCGACCCCAGTGCTCGTCTCGATGCAGCAGCCCTCGCGCCACTCTACGACGGCGCACCCGCGACCGAGGGGGCACAGTAA
- a CDS encoding GntR family transcriptional regulator, producing MYAESKSERAYRLIRDRIDGGQYVPGYRLVLAPIANELGMSVVPVREAIRRLEAEQLVTFERNVGAQVALIKETEYLHTMQTLALVEGAATALAAPGITADQIARARDINQTMRETLNAFDPQRFTNLNLEFHSVLFESCPNPHILELVYRGWNRMKVLRNSSFSFVPGRAQESVEEHERLLQLIEGHAPILEIEMAARAHRTATLDAVLAHSDEQRHADQIQHAAPAA from the coding sequence ATGTATGCCGAGTCAAAGTCTGAGCGCGCCTACCGCCTGATCCGGGATCGGATCGACGGCGGGCAATACGTGCCGGGTTACCGCCTGGTGCTTGCACCGATCGCGAACGAGCTGGGCATGTCCGTCGTGCCCGTGCGCGAGGCGATCCGCCGCCTTGAGGCGGAGCAGCTCGTCACCTTCGAACGGAATGTCGGCGCGCAGGTTGCGCTCATCAAGGAGACCGAGTACCTGCACACCATGCAGACGTTGGCGCTCGTGGAGGGTGCGGCTACCGCGCTCGCGGCCCCGGGGATCACCGCCGACCAGATCGCGCGCGCCCGCGACATCAACCAGACGATGCGCGAGACCCTCAACGCCTTCGATCCGCAGCGCTTCACCAACCTCAACCTTGAGTTTCACAGCGTACTGTTCGAGAGCTGCCCCAACCCGCACATCCTGGAGCTGGTGTACCGCGGTTGGAACCGCATGAAGGTGCTGCGCAACTCGTCCTTCAGCTTCGTGCCTGGCCGCGCGCAAGAATCGGTCGAGGAACACGAACGGCTCCTGCAGCTCATTGAGGGCCACGCCCCGATCCTCGAGATCGAGATGGCGGCCCGCGCCCACCGCACCGCAACCCTTGATGCCGTGCTTGCCCACTCAGATGAGCAGCGTCACGCTGATCAGATCCAACACGCTGCGCCAGCAGCCTGA
- a CDS encoding phosphate/phosphite/phosphonate ABC transporter substrate-binding protein, with the protein MRTRAASALALLALSTLALTSCAGSRDSPRADDPSAPITFAATPVGDDPSGENPVQAFAALLSEATGREVEIVDVPDYTAVVEALRNHHVDVGIMSGFPSALAVSTGEVDAIMAWPGNGEPVSTCLVLDDSRLRTLADISPATTVAFADPASSSGYFMPLAMLQESGLTKDTDYTAMFSGGHDMSLTALREGQVDVACTSTIFPKRAGTNDPSFPFEKGETRSLGESMSMPVSVAVLADQNLPAETRDLILEALPQVFVEANAKRLGTMMEATQGTAPVSMPGTSMFQPFVDTAAIAGVDISDLK; encoded by the coding sequence ATGCGCACTCGCGCCGCCTCAGCACTCGCTCTACTCGCACTGAGCACACTCGCGCTCACCTCGTGCGCCGGATCCAGGGACTCCCCGCGAGCCGACGACCCGAGTGCGCCCATCACCTTCGCGGCCACCCCGGTGGGAGACGATCCGAGCGGGGAGAATCCAGTCCAGGCGTTTGCGGCGCTGCTCAGTGAGGCGACAGGGCGCGAAGTGGAGATCGTCGACGTGCCCGACTACACCGCCGTCGTTGAAGCCCTGCGGAACCACCACGTCGATGTTGGAATCATGAGCGGATTCCCGTCGGCGCTCGCCGTCAGCACCGGCGAGGTCGACGCGATTATGGCGTGGCCCGGAAACGGCGAGCCGGTATCGACCTGTCTGGTGCTGGACGACTCGCGGCTGCGCACCCTCGCGGACATCTCGCCCGCCACGACCGTGGCCTTTGCCGATCCCGCATCGAGTTCTGGCTACTTCATGCCGCTCGCGATGCTGCAAGAATCGGGCCTCACAAAAGACACCGACTACACGGCGATGTTCTCTGGCGGGCACGACATGAGCCTGACAGCGCTTCGCGAGGGACAGGTTGACGTCGCCTGCACCTCCACGATCTTCCCCAAGCGTGCCGGGACAAACGATCCGAGCTTCCCCTTCGAAAAGGGCGAAACCCGCTCGTTGGGGGAGAGCATGTCGATGCCCGTCTCCGTCGCCGTGCTCGCAGACCAGAATCTCCCCGCGGAGACCCGCGACCTGATCCTGGAGGCACTGCCGCAGGTGTTTGTTGAGGCCAACGCGAAACGCCTCGGCACCATGATGGAGGCGACGCAGGGCACCGCGCCAGTGAGTATGCCCGGCACCTCAATGTTCCAGCCGTTTGTTGACACCGCGGCCATCGCCGGCGTCGACATTTCGGATCTGAAGTAA
- a CDS encoding NAD(P)-dependent oxidoreductase, whose protein sequence is MSHANPTRTPENTVVGFIGLGHMGSGMSRNLQEAGFKLVVTDLRREAASELLANGAEWADSAAELALRADVVITMLPTPRIVSALLQGEQGLLAGLSEGKTWIDMSTSVPEVADGVRAEANARGIRIIDAPVSGMSVGAANGMLQIFVGADPELHAEHLPVFEAMGDPERIINVGGHGAGYAVKLMINQLWFSHLVATAEVLAIGTAAGVDLDVLRRSLIASPANSNFLENDVLSILRDGDYDEGFAIALACKDLGLSIDLARAVGMPSEVSALVEQVFRRARRSYGDSAGEMTPFKLYEDLLGGPLRLAPTAGGNA, encoded by the coding sequence ATGTCGCACGCTAACCCCACCCGTACGCCCGAAAACACCGTCGTCGGTTTCATTGGCCTGGGCCACATGGGTTCCGGCATGAGCCGCAACCTGCAGGAAGCCGGCTTCAAACTCGTCGTCACCGACCTGCGCCGCGAGGCCGCTTCCGAACTGCTTGCCAACGGCGCCGAGTGGGCCGACTCCGCCGCAGAACTCGCACTCCGTGCCGATGTTGTCATCACGATGCTCCCCACGCCCCGCATCGTCTCAGCGCTGCTGCAGGGCGAACAGGGCCTGCTCGCCGGACTCTCCGAGGGGAAGACCTGGATCGACATGTCAACGTCGGTCCCCGAGGTCGCCGACGGGGTGCGCGCAGAAGCGAACGCTCGCGGCATCCGCATTATCGACGCACCGGTCAGCGGTATGTCGGTCGGCGCAGCAAACGGCATGCTACAAATCTTCGTTGGCGCTGATCCCGAACTTCATGCCGAGCACCTTCCCGTCTTTGAAGCGATGGGCGACCCCGAGCGCATCATCAACGTCGGTGGACACGGTGCCGGCTACGCCGTGAAGCTTATGATCAACCAGCTTTGGTTCTCGCACCTCGTCGCAACCGCCGAGGTCCTCGCAATCGGCACCGCAGCCGGAGTTGATCTCGACGTATTGCGCCGCTCACTCATCGCGAGCCCAGCCAACAGCAACTTCCTCGAGAACGATGTACTCTCGATCCTTCGTGACGGTGACTACGACGAGGGATTCGCCATCGCGCTTGCCTGCAAAGATCTTGGACTTTCCATCGACCTCGCCCGTGCGGTCGGCATGCCCAGCGAAGTGTCGGCGCTCGTGGAGCAGGTCTTCCGCCGCGCTCGCCGCAGCTACGGTGACAGCGCTGGCGAGATGACCCCCTTCAAACTGTACGAAGATTTGCTGGGTGGACCACTCCGCCTCGCCCCGACCGCAGGAGGTAACGCATGA
- the hpaE gene encoding 5-carboxymethyl-2-hydroxymuconate semialdehyde dehydrogenase, giving the protein MTYQKPADLPEKIQLFIDGEFVDAEGGAQFDVIEPVSNEVYTKAASASKADVDRAVAAAKRAFDEGPWPKMLPRERSRILHKVADIVESRDDRLALIESWDSGLPITQAKGQARRAAENFRFFADLIVAEHDNVTKVPGRQINYVNRKPKGVAGLITPWNVPFMQESWKLAPALATGNTVVLKPASYTPLSAALWPEIFREAGVPDGVFNLILGSGGVAGDALVKHPDVPLISFTGDSSTGAMISTNAAPFLKGLSLELGGKSPSVVFADADLEEALDATVFSVFSLNGERCTAGSRVLVERSIYDDFVARYAERAKNIVIGLPSDPATEVGALVHPSHFEKVMSYVEIGKSEGRLVAGGGRPEGFPEGNYVAPTVFADVKPEARIFQEEIFGPVVAITPFDTDEEALQLANDTKYGLAAYVWTSNLKRAHNFAHGIESGMVWLNSNNVRDLRTPFGGVKASGLGREGGYRSVDFYTTAQSIQITLNEAHSPRFGAGK; this is encoded by the coding sequence ATGACCTACCAGAAACCGGCAGACCTGCCAGAGAAGATCCAGCTGTTCATCGACGGCGAATTCGTGGACGCCGAGGGCGGCGCACAGTTCGACGTCATCGAGCCCGTCTCAAACGAGGTATACACGAAGGCCGCATCCGCGAGCAAGGCCGACGTTGACCGCGCTGTGGCGGCCGCGAAACGCGCCTTCGATGAGGGGCCGTGGCCAAAGATGCTCCCCCGCGAGCGTTCGCGGATCCTGCACAAGGTCGCCGACATTGTCGAATCACGCGACGATCGCCTCGCCCTGATCGAGAGCTGGGATTCGGGCCTCCCGATCACCCAGGCCAAGGGCCAGGCGCGCCGCGCCGCCGAGAATTTCCGCTTCTTCGCCGACCTGATCGTTGCCGAACACGACAACGTCACCAAGGTCCCTGGCCGCCAGATCAACTACGTCAACCGCAAGCCGAAGGGTGTCGCCGGCCTCATTACACCGTGGAACGTGCCGTTCATGCAGGAGTCGTGGAAGCTCGCACCGGCGCTCGCGACCGGCAACACCGTGGTGCTGAAGCCCGCGAGCTACACGCCGCTCTCAGCAGCGCTGTGGCCGGAAATTTTCCGTGAGGCTGGCGTACCCGACGGCGTCTTTAACCTGATCCTCGGTTCCGGCGGCGTCGCGGGCGATGCGCTCGTGAAGCACCCCGATGTGCCGCTCATCTCGTTTACCGGCGATAGCTCGACCGGCGCGATGATCTCGACCAACGCGGCTCCCTTCTTGAAGGGCCTCTCGCTTGAGCTCGGCGGCAAGAGCCCGTCCGTCGTCTTCGCCGATGCGGATCTCGAGGAGGCGCTCGATGCGACCGTCTTCAGCGTCTTCAGCCTGAACGGTGAGCGCTGCACTGCCGGTAGCCGCGTGCTCGTCGAGCGCTCAATCTACGACGACTTCGTTGCCCGCTACGCCGAGCGCGCGAAGAACATCGTGATCGGTCTGCCCTCGGATCCCGCCACCGAGGTCGGCGCACTCGTACACCCGAGCCACTTCGAGAAGGTCATGAGCTACGTCGAGATCGGCAAGAGCGAGGGTCGTCTCGTCGCCGGCGGCGGCCGCCCCGAAGGGTTCCCCGAGGGCAACTACGTCGCACCGACCGTCTTTGCAGATGTGAAGCCCGAGGCCCGGATCTTCCAGGAGGAAATCTTCGGCCCGGTCGTCGCGATCACTCCCTTCGACACAGACGAAGAGGCACTGCAGCTCGCCAACGACACCAAGTACGGCCTCGCAGCCTACGTTTGGACCTCAAATCTGAAGCGTGCTCACAACTTCGCTCACGGCATCGAGTCAGGCATGGTGTGGCTGAACTCGAACAATGTGCGCGATCTCCGGACTCCGTTCGGCGGCGTCAAGGCCTCGGGCCTCGGACGCGAAGGCGGATACCGCTCGGTCGACTTCTACACCACGGCACAGTCGATCCAGATCACTCTCAACGAGGCGCACAGCCCGCGCTTCGGTGCAGGCAAGTAG
- a CDS encoding NAD-dependent succinate-semialdehyde dehydrogenase, whose amino-acid sequence MNALPEKTPTGLFIGGEWCDAECGATLAVTNPATGGVLAHVASASVADGKTALDAAVAAQKSWAATAPRERGEILRRAFELTIQHREELARIITLEMGKPLAESRGEVNYGAEFLRWFSEEAVRIDGRYSMSPDGGNRLLVLHRPVGPSLFITPWNFPLAMATRKIAPALAAGCTSVLKPAAQTPLTALYFAALLVQAGVPAGVVNVIPTATAGAVISPLTTDPRLRKISFTGSTEVGKRLIRDSAEQVLKVSMELGGNAPFIVFEDADIDAAVEGALVAKLRNGGEACVAANRFLVHESVAEEFTSKLAARMAGYVQGPGMADGVTIGPLIDEATRNKVSSLVASAVAEGATVKIGGEIPAGDGFFYPPTVLTSVPHGAEILNEEIFGPVAPIVVFADETEAIELANASEYGLVSFVYTQDLNRSLRLAEQLESGMIGVNTGLVSNPAAPFGGIKQSGLGREGGAEGIHEFLETVYVGISNPLASQ is encoded by the coding sequence ATGAACGCGCTCCCAGAGAAGACCCCGACTGGACTCTTTATCGGCGGCGAGTGGTGTGACGCTGAGTGCGGCGCAACCCTCGCCGTAACAAACCCAGCAACAGGCGGCGTGCTCGCCCACGTTGCGAGCGCCTCGGTCGCCGACGGCAAGACCGCGCTCGACGCCGCAGTTGCAGCACAAAAGTCTTGGGCAGCTACGGCGCCTCGGGAACGCGGCGAGATCTTGCGCCGCGCCTTTGAACTCACGATCCAGCACCGTGAAGAGCTCGCCCGTATCATCACTCTCGAGATGGGCAAGCCACTTGCTGAGTCACGCGGCGAGGTCAACTACGGCGCCGAATTTTTGCGCTGGTTCTCGGAAGAAGCTGTCCGTATTGACGGGCGCTACTCCATGTCACCAGACGGCGGCAACCGCCTGCTCGTGCTCCACCGCCCAGTTGGCCCGAGCCTGTTCATCACCCCGTGGAACTTCCCGCTCGCAATGGCAACGCGCAAAATTGCACCTGCCCTCGCTGCGGGCTGTACAAGCGTGTTGAAGCCTGCAGCGCAGACCCCGCTGACGGCCTTGTACTTTGCAGCACTCCTCGTGCAAGCCGGTGTGCCGGCCGGTGTTGTGAACGTCATTCCCACAGCTACCGCTGGAGCCGTTATCTCACCACTCACAACCGACCCGAGATTGCGCAAGATCTCTTTCACCGGTTCGACGGAGGTCGGCAAGCGTCTCATCCGAGACTCGGCGGAGCAGGTGCTGAAGGTGTCGATGGAGCTTGGCGGCAATGCCCCGTTCATTGTCTTCGAAGACGCCGATATTGATGCTGCCGTTGAGGGTGCCCTCGTCGCCAAGCTGCGCAATGGTGGCGAGGCGTGTGTCGCGGCAAACCGTTTCCTTGTGCACGAGTCTGTCGCCGAAGAATTCACCAGCAAACTCGCCGCACGAATGGCGGGTTACGTGCAGGGGCCGGGCATGGCCGACGGCGTAACCATCGGACCGCTTATCGACGAGGCGACCCGCAACAAGGTGAGCTCGCTCGTGGCGTCCGCTGTGGCAGAAGGGGCAACTGTAAAGATCGGCGGCGAGATCCCCGCCGGTGACGGCTTCTTCTACCCGCCGACCGTGCTCACCTCGGTCCCGCACGGAGCCGAGATCTTGAACGAAGAGATCTTCGGCCCCGTCGCACCAATCGTCGTGTTTGCGGACGAGACGGAGGCCATTGAGCTCGCGAACGCAAGTGAGTACGGACTCGTTAGTTTTGTGTACACCCAGGATCTCAACCGCTCGCTGCGCCTCGCGGAACAGCTAGAAAGCGGCATGATCGGCGTCAACACTGGTCTTGTATCGAATCCGGCAGCTCCGTTCGGCGGTATCAAGCAATCGGGACTCGGCCGCGAAGGCGGCGCCGAGGGCATCCACGAGTTCTTGGAGACCGTCTACGTAGGAATCTCCAATCCGCTCGCCTCACAATAA
- a CDS encoding fumarylacetoacetate hydrolase family protein, whose protein sequence is MAEAQSYGIDTPGKIIAVHLNYPSRIAQRGRVPAQPSYFLKPASSLAATGGTVERPAGTELLAFEGEIALVIGTPARHVSPEEGWAHVAKVTAANDLGLYDLRAADKGSNLRNKGGDGYTPIGPVAIPTTGIGEGDWRVRTWVNGELVQDDTSDTLKFTFGRLVADLSQHMTLETGDVILTGTPAGSSVLIPGDVVEVEVDAPGAPGAPTTGRLVTTVTQGTIPFGDFGSKPQVDDLQRIEAWGSEEEHAAAVKAGRATPLDAPTAASPLTDAIREQLKGVAVATVSAALRKRGYVDIFIDGVHPNHEGDTILGTAKTLRFVPFRPDLFKKHGGGFNAQKRAFDTVNPGEVLVVEARGVRETGTVGDVLALRAQVRGAAGIVTDGGVRDYAAVEEFNIPVFSQGAHPSVLGRRHVPWETDVTIACGGAAVQPGDIIMGDRDGVIVIPPFLLEEVAAEAAAQEKADAWVADQVAKGAAVDGLFPMNAEWRAKYEAETGDKA, encoded by the coding sequence TTGGCTGAAGCGCAGTCCTATGGAATCGATACTCCCGGCAAGATCATTGCCGTTCATCTCAATTACCCCTCGCGCATCGCGCAGCGCGGCCGGGTCCCCGCACAACCCTCCTACTTCCTGAAGCCCGCGTCCTCGCTTGCGGCCACCGGCGGCACCGTCGAGCGCCCCGCGGGCACCGAGTTGCTGGCCTTTGAGGGTGAAATCGCCCTCGTGATCGGCACCCCCGCCCGCCACGTCTCTCCCGAGGAGGGCTGGGCTCACGTCGCCAAGGTCACCGCAGCGAACGACCTCGGCCTCTACGACCTGCGCGCCGCAGACAAGGGATCCAACCTCCGCAACAAGGGCGGCGACGGCTACACTCCGATCGGCCCGGTCGCGATCCCGACCACCGGGATCGGCGAGGGCGACTGGCGGGTCCGCACCTGGGTCAACGGTGAGCTGGTGCAGGATGACACGAGCGACACCCTCAAGTTCACCTTCGGTCGCCTCGTCGCAGACCTGTCACAGCACATGACACTCGAGACCGGCGATGTGATTCTCACCGGCACTCCGGCCGGCTCATCGGTGCTCATCCCGGGTGACGTCGTTGAGGTCGAGGTTGACGCCCCCGGAGCACCCGGCGCACCCACCACGGGCCGCCTCGTCACCACGGTCACGCAGGGCACGATCCCCTTCGGTGATTTCGGATCGAAACCACAGGTCGACGATCTCCAGCGCATCGAAGCGTGGGGTAGCGAGGAAGAGCACGCGGCGGCCGTGAAGGCTGGGCGCGCCACCCCGCTCGATGCCCCGACCGCTGCATCCCCCCTCACCGACGCGATCCGCGAACAGCTCAAGGGTGTCGCCGTCGCAACCGTCTCGGCGGCCCTGCGCAAGCGCGGCTACGTCGACATCTTCATTGATGGCGTACACCCCAATCACGAGGGCGACACGATCCTCGGCACCGCCAAGACCCTCCGCTTCGTGCCATTCCGCCCCGACCTTTTCAAGAAACATGGCGGCGGATTCAACGCCCAAAAGCGCGCCTTTGACACGGTGAACCCCGGCGAGGTGCTCGTGGTTGAGGCCCGCGGGGTGCGCGAAACCGGCACGGTCGGCGATGTCCTCGCGCTGCGCGCCCAGGTTCGCGGGGCCGCGGGGATCGTCACCGACGGGGGTGTCCGCGACTACGCGGCGGTCGAGGAATTCAACATTCCGGTGTTCTCACAGGGTGCACACCCGAGTGTGCTCGGTCGCCGCCACGTGCCGTGGGAGACCGACGTCACCATCGCCTGCGGCGGCGCAGCCGTGCAACCGGGAGACATCATCATGGGCGACCGCGACGGGGTGATTGTGATCCCGCCGTTCCTGCTCGAGGAAGTCGCCGCGGAAGCCGCCGCGCAAGAAAAGGCGGACGCGTGGGTCGCAGACCAGGTGGCGAAGGGCGCCGCCGTCGATGGCCTCTTTCCCATGAACGCCGAGTGGCGCGCAAAGTACGAGGCCGAAACGGGCGACAAGGCCTAA
- the hpaD gene encoding 3,4-dihydroxyphenylacetate 2,3-dioxygenase, with translation MSELKGREKTSSGFYVTKEAPISTDNPIKTPSVPAPDILRCAYMELVVTDLAKSREFYVDVLGLTVTAEDDNVIYLRSLEEFIHHNLVLRKGPVAAVAAFSYRVRTPEDIDKAVAFYTELGCRVERRKEGFVKGIGDSVRVEDPLGFPFEFFYEVEHVERLAWRYDLYTPGALVRLDHFNQVTPDVPRAVRHYQDLGFRVTEDIQDEEGTVYAAWLRAKPTVHDTAATGGDGPRMHHVAFSTHEKHNILAICDKMGALRISDRIERGPGRHGVSNAFYLYLRDPDGHRVEIYTQDYYTGDPDNPVVTWDVHDNQRRDWWGNPVVPSWYTDASRVLDLDGNLQPIVARTDASEMAVTIGADGFSYTRGEDGDKGFKLGNTL, from the coding sequence ATGTCTGAACTCAAGGGTCGCGAAAAGACCTCCTCAGGCTTCTACGTCACCAAGGAAGCCCCGATCAGCACTGACAATCCCATCAAGACGCCATCGGTGCCAGCGCCAGACATCCTGCGCTGCGCCTACATGGAGCTCGTGGTCACCGACCTCGCAAAGTCGCGCGAGTTCTACGTTGACGTGCTCGGCCTGACGGTCACCGCAGAAGACGACAACGTCATCTACCTGCGCTCCCTCGAGGAGTTCATCCACCACAACCTCGTGCTCCGCAAGGGCCCGGTTGCCGCCGTTGCTGCGTTCTCCTACCGCGTGCGCACCCCCGAAGACATCGATAAGGCTGTCGCGTTCTACACCGAACTCGGCTGCCGCGTCGAGCGCCGTAAAGAAGGCTTCGTCAAGGGCATCGGTGACTCGGTACGCGTTGAGGATCCCCTCGGCTTCCCCTTCGAGTTCTTCTACGAGGTTGAGCACGTCGAGCGGCTCGCATGGCGCTACGACCTCTACACCCCGGGTGCGCTCGTGCGTCTCGACCACTTCAACCAGGTCACCCCCGACGTGCCACGCGCCGTCCGCCACTACCAGGATCTCGGCTTCCGCGTCACCGAAGATATCCAGGACGAAGAGGGCACCGTCTACGCCGCCTGGCTGCGTGCCAAGCCGACCGTGCACGACACCGCTGCGACCGGCGGCGACGGCCCCCGCATGCACCACGTCGCGTTCTCCACGCACGAGAAGCACAACATTCTCGCAATCTGCGACAAGATGGGCGCGCTGCGCATCTCGGACCGGATCGAGCGCGGCCCCGGCCGCCACGGCGTTTCCAACGCGTTCTACCTCTACCTGCGCGATCCTGACGGCCACCGCGTCGAGATCTACACCCAGGATTACTACACCGGCGATCCCGACAACCCGGTGGTCACCTGGGATGTGCACGACAACCAGCGCCGCGACTGGTGGGGCAACCCGGTTGTGCCGTCGTGGTACACCGATGCGTCCCGCGTGCTCGACCTCGACGGCAACCTGCAGCCGATCGTCGCACGCACGGACGCCTCGGAGATGGCCGTGACCATCGGCGCCGACGGCTTCTCGTACACCCGTGGCGAGGACGGCGACAAGGGCTTCAAGCTCGGCAACACGCTGTAA
- the fae gene encoding formaldehyde-activating enzyme — MDNVQLGESFVGEGVNAAHVNTVLGHRDGPAGTAWATSLGSPSEGFVPFVAVLKPSLPVKPMTLFVQKAAAGSDFHSTATWGAAQAGIAAGVADAVAEGVIPESCTETHALIAAVWVNPETNDLDAVYRNNREAVRRALELGAANGPSLEDVIAARNSPSNPFYTPSQKVAADVAR, encoded by the coding sequence ATGGATAACGTGCAGCTCGGAGAGAGCTTCGTCGGTGAGGGCGTAAATGCCGCTCACGTAAACACTGTGCTTGGCCACCGCGACGGCCCCGCAGGTACCGCATGGGCGACCTCACTTGGTAGTCCGAGCGAAGGCTTTGTACCATTCGTAGCCGTACTCAAGCCATCATTGCCAGTCAAACCCATGACTCTCTTCGTGCAAAAGGCTGCCGCCGGAAGCGACTTCCACAGCACCGCAACCTGGGGGGCCGCACAGGCCGGCATCGCCGCCGGAGTCGCTGACGCCGTCGCTGAAGGCGTCATTCCCGAGTCTTGCACCGAAACACACGCACTCATCGCGGCGGTCTGGGTGAACCCTGAAACCAATGATCTGGACGCGGTCTACCGCAACAACAGAGAGGCCGTACGTCGCGCACTTGAACTGGGCGCTGCCAACGGGCCGTCACTTGAAGACGTCATCGCCGCCCGCAACTCCCCCAGCAACCCCTTCTACACCCCGAGCCAGAAAGTCGCCGCAGATGTCGCACGCTAA
- a CDS encoding IclR family transcriptional regulator domain-containing protein: MFGREPNPFSLRDQVPNTQGKVRNFNELLAEIERIRSVGYSILDEDLEEGVVGVSAPVIDHTGRIIAALNVSGPKKRIGDKIEALGSLVRKGALTLSRNLGGS; encoded by the coding sequence ATGTTTGGTCGAGAACCAAACCCGTTCTCCTTGCGTGACCAAGTACCCAACACTCAGGGAAAAGTTCGCAACTTCAATGAGTTGCTTGCTGAGATTGAGCGCATTCGTTCCGTCGGGTATTCGATACTCGATGAGGATCTCGAGGAGGGGGTGGTGGGGGTCTCTGCCCCGGTGATTGATCACACGGGACGCATCATCGCCGCCCTTAACGTCAGCGGGCCGAAGAAGCGAATTGGTGACAAGATTGAAGCGCTCGGGAGCCTCGTGCGGAAGGGAGCATTGACGCTGTCACGCAACCTCGGCGGTTCCTAG